From Solibacillus sp. FSL W7-1464:
ACGGTTTCAATCAAGTTCCTGTAGCTGGTCTTAACTCACAAAGTGAACCTTCGCAAAAGGAGTTAACGGCAATTGTTGATTTAGCAAACAAAGAAGATATCCAATATATTTTCTTCGAACAAAACGTTTCATCAAAATTAACGGAAATAATTCAAAAAGAAGTAAATGCAGAAACATTAACATTGCACAATTTAAGTGTTTTAACAAATGAAGATATTCAAAACGATGAAGACTACTTTACATTAATGCGTCAAAATATGGATGTCCTCAAACAAGCTTTAAGCAATTAATAACAAAAAGGTCCAAGCATAAAATAGCTTGGACCTTTTTCTTTCGGCATCACTCTTCCAGCAGCTGCATCAGCTTTCTTCGCAAAAGCTTATTGGAGCCGCTTCGAGGTAAGCGGCTGACAAAATGAACTTGTTTCGGGACTTTATAATTTGCTAAGTGATGTGTGCAGAATTCAATGATTTCTTGTTCTGTCATCTGTTTTTTTACAACAATAAAGGCAACAGGTACTTGCCCCCATTTATCATGCTCGATTCCACAAACACCCGCCTCTTTAACATTCGGATGTCCGAGGAGAATATTTTCAATTTCAGCCGGATAAATATTTTCGCCACCTGAAATGATCAAGTCACTGCGGCGATCGACGACATATAAATACCCTTGTTCATCTAAATAACCGACATCTCCTGTATGAAGCCAGCCATCGATGGTCGTCGGTTTGTCTTTAAAGCGTCCGATATATTTCGGTGTTACATGAGGTCCGCGGATTAAAATTTCACCTATGGCATCCCCGTCTTTTTCATCAATTTTAATTTCATTGAAAAACAGCGGCTTCCCGGCCGAACCGATATGTGTCATGGCATCTTCGTTTGCCAATGTTGCAGTTTGTGAAGATGTTTCAGTCATACCGTAAGTTTGGGCAACACGTAAGTCCAATTTTTCCGCACGCTTTAAATAATCGACCGGTACTGGACCCCCACCTGCCAATGCAGTTGTAAAATGCGGATGCGCTTTTTGACCAGCCTGCTCCATTTCAGAAAGTATATTTTCCAATATGACCGAAACGACCGACATTTTTGTAACCGTACCTTCGATAATTTCCTGAGCACACTTTTTGGCATCGAATTTTTCATATAAACGTATTTTCATCCCATACAGCAATGAACGGACAACAATCGAAAAACCACTTATATGAAAAATCGGAACAGTACAAAGCCATGTATCCTTCTCTGAAATGCCTAAGTTCAATGCCGAGCTGATCGCGCTGGAACTATGGTTCGAAACAGTTTGGCAAACGCCTTTAGGAAACCCTGTTGTTCCGGATGTATACATGATCGTCAGTGCAAAGTCCTCTTCCCACTGGGCTGCAATTTCATATTCCGACTCGGCTGTCTCATAGAGCTTGGAAAACGCAATGATCCGGGAATCATCCGGAAGTTTGGCAAGCTCCTCATCGGCCACTAATATCGCGTCCACTTCCGCATCTTCAACTTGATACGCAAGCTCCTGCTTAGCTAGTCTTCCATTTAAAAGCACCATTTCACACTGTGCCTGCATACATGCATAAAGCAGTTCGATTAAAGGAGGTGTTGAAGGTGCTAATATCGCTACCCTTTTTCCATTCGTTAAACGAAGTGTATTTAATTTATATGCTAAGCCGACAGACTTTATATAAAGCTCATTAAATGTCCATTGCTCGTCATGAAAGCTCAGTGCAACCCGATTCGGTGTTAAATAGGCCCGTTGCTTTATCCAGTTTGGCTGCATCTATTTTTTCCTCCTATCGTAAAGAAAAGGGATGTCCAAAGTTTTCGGACATCCCTTTTGAATAGTATAACGAACAAATCAAGGGAAACGTGGGAATTGACCGAAGTCTGGTTTACGTTTCTCTTTGAATGCATCGCGGCCTTCTTTTGCTTCATCAGTTGTGTAGTAAAGAAGTGTCGCATCACCGGCAAGCTGTTGGATACCAGCTAAACCGTCTGTGTCTGCGTTCATTGCAGCTTTTAGGAAACGTAATGCTGTTGGAGACATTTCCAGCATCTCTTCACACCATTTTACTGTTTCATCTTCTAACTGCTCATATGGTACAACTGTGTTTACTAAGCCCATTTCAAGTGCTTGCTGCGCATCGTACTGACGGCATAAGTACCAGATTTCACGAGCTTTTTTGTGTCCTACGATACGGGCCAGGTAACCTGAACCGTAACCAGCATCGAATGAACCGACTTTAGGTCCTGTTTGACCGAAACGTGCATTTTCTGCAGCGATTGTTAAGTCACATACTACGTGCAGTACGTGGCCGCCGCCGATTGCATAACCTGCTACCATTGCTACAACCGGTTTCGGAATTTTACGGATCAACGTTTGTAAATCTAAAACGTTTAAACGAGGAATTTCGTCA
This genomic window contains:
- a CDS encoding o-succinylbenzoate--CoA ligase, whose protein sequence is MQPNWIKQRAYLTPNRVALSFHDEQWTFNELYIKSVGLAYKLNTLRLTNGKRVAILAPSTPPLIELLYACMQAQCEMVLLNGRLAKQELAYQVEDAEVDAILVADEELAKLPDDSRIIAFSKLYETAESEYEIAAQWEEDFALTIMYTSGTTGFPKGVCQTVSNHSSSAISSALNLGISEKDTWLCTVPIFHISGFSIVVRSLLYGMKIRLYEKFDAKKCAQEIIEGTVTKMSVVSVILENILSEMEQAGQKAHPHFTTALAGGGPVPVDYLKRAEKLDLRVAQTYGMTETSSQTATLANEDAMTHIGSAGKPLFFNEIKIDEKDGDAIGEILIRGPHVTPKYIGRFKDKPTTIDGWLHTGDVGYLDEQGYLYVVDRRSDLIISGGENIYPAEIENILLGHPNVKEAGVCGIEHDKWGQVPVAFIVVKKQMTEQEIIEFCTHHLANYKVPKQVHFVSRLPRSGSNKLLRRKLMQLLEE
- the menB gene encoding 1,4-dihydroxy-2-naphthoyl-CoA synthase, with the translated sequence MTKQRLWTSLHTYEDIKYEYYNGIAKITINRPEVRNAFRPKTTAEMIDAFTRARDDERVGVIILTGEGEHAFCSGGDQKVRGHGGYVGDDEIPRLNVLDLQTLIRKIPKPVVAMVAGYAIGGGHVLHVVCDLTIAAENARFGQTGPKVGSFDAGYGSGYLARIVGHKKAREIWYLCRQYDAQQALEMGLVNTVVPYEQLEDETVKWCEEMLEMSPTALRFLKAAMNADTDGLAGIQQLAGDATLLYYTTDEAKEGRDAFKEKRKPDFGQFPRFP